A DNA window from Pogona vitticeps strain Pit_001003342236 chromosome 2, PviZW2.1, whole genome shotgun sequence contains the following coding sequences:
- the LOC144587254 gene encoding LOW QUALITY PROTEIN: uncharacterized protein LOC144587254 (The sequence of the model RefSeq protein was modified relative to this genomic sequence to represent the inferred CDS: substituted 1 base at 1 genomic stop codon): MMNRRRRIAREHMGHPLQEDINKGGKRELKIHLHRNGYHMKELTEGRNEISACHLSTNQRTHSGEKPYKCIECGKSFSQSCHLSTHQRTHTGEKPYKCIECXKSFSQSSGLSYHQRTHSGEKPYKCIECGKSFSQSSALSSHQRTHTGEKPYKCMVCEKSFSQSSVLSSHQRTHTGEKPYKCMECGKNFIHRSHLSRHQRTHTGEKPYKCMECGKSFSLSSSLNSHQRTHTGEKPYKCMECGQSFSQHSHLSRHQRTHTGEKPYKCMECGKSFSHSSTLNSHQRNHTGEKPYKCMECGKSFSHSSALNLHQRTHTGAKPYKCMECGKSFSRSSTLNSHQRTHTGEKPYKCMECGKSFSHSSALNLHQRTHTGAKPYKCMECGKRFSRSSRLSSHQRTHRGETI, translated from the coding sequence atgatgaacaggagaagaagaattgCCCGGGAACACATGGGACATCCGCTGCAGGAAGACATAaacaagggggggaaaagagaattGAAAATCCACCTGCACAGGAATGGatatcacatgaaagaactcacagaGGGAAGAAACGAAATAAGTGCATGTCACCTGAGTACAaatcaaagaactcacagtggggagaaaccatataaatgcatagaatgtggaaagagcttcagtcagagctgtCACCTGagtacacatcaaagaactcacactggggagaaaccatataaatgcatagaatgttgaaagagcttcagtcagagcagtggtCTCAGttaccatcaaagaactcacagtggggagaaaccatataaatgcatagaatgtggaaagagcttcagtcagagcagtgctctgagttcacatcaaagaactcacactggggagaaaccatacaaatgcatggtATGCgagaagagcttcagtcagagcagtgtcctgagttcacatcaaagaactcacactggggagaaaccatacaaatgcatggaatgtgggaagaacttcaTTCACAGGAGCcacctgagtagacatcaaagaactcacactggggagaaaccatacaaatgcatggaatgtgggaagagctttagtctcagcaGTTCGctgaattcacatcaaagaactcatactggggagaaaccatataaatgcatggaatgtgggcaGAGCTTCAGTCAACACAGTcacctgagtagacatcaaagaactcacactggggagaaaccatataaatgcatggagtgtggaaagagcttcagtcacagcagtactctcaattcacatcaaagaaatcacactggggagaaaccatataaatgcatggaatgtgggaagagcttcagtcacagcagtgccctgaatttacatcaaagaactcacactggggcgaaaccatataaatgcatggaatgtgggaagagcttcagtcgcagcAGTACTCtcaattcacatcaaagaactcacactggggagaaaccatataaatgcatggaatgtgggaagagcttcagtcacagcagtgccctgaatttacatcaaagaactcacactggggcgaaaccatataaatgcatggaatgtgggaagagattCAGTCGCAGCAGTCGcctcagttcacatcaaagaactcacaggggagaaaccatataa